The region TGGTTATGGGTAGATTGAACTGCTGAAATTTATTATCGGGAGTTCATTTAAGGTTAACTTATAGGGTAAACTTGAGCTAGGTACCTACATCCCGAAACAAATATTCCAAATTGCCAAATTCCAATAAAACCAGTTGCAAAAACGTTCCAAGTCTCGATTGAAATTATTTGCTTATAAAAATAGTGAAAATCTGATAAACAGCCAAGCCTAGGCACAAATGTAGTAAAAAAAGTCTAAATCTTGCTGAAATCTGGCCTGTTGGGTGATTGAtgatacaatgagggctatcgcgtatgaattcgccactagaggcgctagtgtagcgtgaggtctccgaaatgtcaaatctcatggtttttgggtgagctacgcgggtttttttataattagaataattttgtgaatattttgcaatatctgaaattaatgagggctatcgttttttgtctcactagatggcgcactgttgcgtgaggtttttaagtgtggctttcagagtctgttattacgggcattaaaacaaagtttagattaaaatcatatttaaaacaccttaaaaccgtaccataaaaatatccagcaaccacagtgttgcttagtcccgttttgttcggaaaaaagggtggacaaaagtttccaaaagacaaaactgtctcaaaacacagacattcattgccccgtaatgcataattgccataattaatttcaggtaatgcaaaatattcacaaaaaaaaactaattataaataaacccgcgtagctcacccaaaaactatgagatttgacatttcggagacctcacgctacactagcgcctctagcggcgaattcattcgcgatagccctcattatggcaaatatgtgttccggggcaatgaatgtctgtgttttgagacagttttgtctttcggaaaccttcgtcctcccttttttttccgaataaaacggggactatgcaacaccgtggcatgctcgatatttttgtggtacggttttaaagtgtattaataataataatataatataataattcatttaattcgAGTAACTTAGTGACTCATACATAATTGTTTTAGTAAGAACTTATTAGCTAAGTGTTAGTTAAatctgtacttacattgattACAAGCAATAAAAGAATTGAATTAAATCGAAATGAATtgagttatattataacacaataattaatgaattaatttctttacttaatacttaatttcTACGCCTACCATGCCCGTGTCACTGGAACAACCACAGAATGTAGTTTGTTCCAGTGGCTCGGTATTGGTCCATCTATTTTTGCGTTTAATACCTTCAGAATGCCGTTGCTCGCATGATTAAGCCTCTGTATAAGCGACGCAACTCTCTTCCGGATGATCGCAAAAAAATCATCGGTATGAGACTCCGCAAACATACCAGAGGCACTACAAAATCGCAGAAACCCCAACAACATTCTAAAAGCATTATTGTACTGTATACGTAGGGCGTTGTAAGATCGCTgcgtgtattaaatatgattttaacctaaactttgttttcacgcccgtaataacagactttgaaagccatacttaaaaacctcacgcaacagtgcgccgtctagtgagacaaaaaacgaaagCCCTCATTCATAATGACTGTGTGGCTGTGTGGATGGTATACCTGTGCTTTACATGAAAACaggataatttaaaaataaacgccTTGACGTTTGAAACGTCAATGTCAAATAACCTAATCAATGATTGCCAATGCCATGCCAAGGCGAACGAAACTGCGGTTCGGTTGGTGTACCTATTACATAGTGGTGCACAGTAGTGGTGtgtaaaatttactaaaacacGTGTGGGTGATTGTGAGTGGGAATAAGcataatttacttattttactgCATTACACAGCTATAGAATAATAAAGATGTCTGACGACAGCGATGGACGGTTCAGTGATTATGAAAATGATATTTCTGCAAAGGTTAAGTCAGTGCGGGTAAGATGAGTTTCTCATTATTCTATAactaattttaagtatttttttaatctttataaGGCTTTATAATCAATAAATGCCGTATTTAACTCAATTATATATACGGCCGCGTCTAACTAATATAAATTCTGGTTTTTGTTTCAGTTTTCAGATACCCCACAAATTAAAACACTGAGCAACGATGAAGAGGAGGACTACGATTCAGAGGAATACTTTCAAGACTCAGATGATCCTACTAACACATCTAAAGTTAAGAGTAACTCTCAAACACCATCAAATAAACTCAGCACATATCAACCTACTGAAAAGCTATTCAAAAAGTATgtgcataaaataaatgtagacAGCTATGATCCAATGGATCGTACCAACAAATTTATGGACAGTAATGACAGAAAAGTTGACAGTGGCAGAATCAGGACCAAGGACAAACATGACAGAGCCACTGCAGAACAAGTCATGGACCCTCGCACAAGAATGATTTTATTCAAACTCCTAAACAGAGGAGtcattaatgaaataaatggatGCATATCTACTGGCAAAGAAGCCAATGTGTACCACGCCACATCAAAAGATGGAAAGGATTATGctattaaaatttacaaaacatcAATCTTAGTCTTTAAAGACAGGGACAAATATGTATCCGGGGAATATAGGTTCAGAAATGGCTATTGCAGATCTAACCCCCGTAAAATGGTGAGGACATGGGCTGAGAAGGAAATGAGAAATCTTGTCCGAATGTTTAATGCAAAGCTCAATGTTCCCGAGCCCATTATCTTACGTAGCCATGTTTTGGTTATGACTTTCTTAGGAGACGAAGGGTGGCCAGCCCCAAAGCTAAAGGATGTAGAAATATCCCAATCTACAGCTCGTTCTTTATACAGGGATTGTATAATAATGATGTGGAAAATGTTTAACATTTGCAAACTGGTACATGCAGATTTGTCAGAATATAACCTATTGTACCACAAAGGTAATGTGGTTGTTATTGATGTATCGCAGTCTGTTGAGCATGACCATCCCTATGCATTTGAATTCCTGAGAAAAGACTGCACAAATATATCAGATTTCTTCCGAAAGAACGGAGTAGCCACATTGACTGTAAAGGAGTTGTTTGATTTTATAACAGATTCTGCcatcaatgaaaataatttggaAGAATGCTTGGAAAAGCTTTCAGAAAAGGCATCAGAAAGGAA is a window of Choristoneura fumiferana chromosome 8, NRCan_CFum_1, whole genome shotgun sequence DNA encoding:
- the RIOK1 gene encoding RIO kinase 1 yields the protein MSDDSDGRFSDYENDISAKVKSVRFSDTPQIKTLSNDEEEDYDSEEYFQDSDDPTNTSKVKSNSQTPSNKLSTYQPTEKLFKKYVHKINVDSYDPMDRTNKFMDSNDRKVDSGRIRTKDKHDRATAEQVMDPRTRMILFKLLNRGVINEINGCISTGKEANVYHATSKDGKDYAIKIYKTSILVFKDRDKYVSGEYRFRNGYCRSNPRKMVRTWAEKEMRNLVRMFNAKLNVPEPIILRSHVLVMTFLGDEGWPAPKLKDVEISQSTARSLYRDCIIMMWKMFNICKLVHADLSEYNLLYHKGNVVVIDVSQSVEHDHPYAFEFLRKDCTNISDFFRKNGVATLTVKELFDFITDSAINENNLEECLEKLSEKASERNFEEMTAQEQIEEEAFKNIYIPKRLTEVINYERDISKAKKGDADDLPYKKIAGFNEDLSTVSKPDILEEHKISGSGSSTGSESSDEDEDKSKFKSSARPRDESPDTKKARKKAVKEDKAEKRKTKVKKHVKKRRDKGTGKK